The genomic window GATATGACGTGCAATATCTCACTGAAAACGAAATGCTGGCGGATATTTTAAAACAGTATGAAAGGCACTTGAGCTTGTCGCTCAATGCCGATGCCGCCTTATTGCAGCACGCGCCAGCGCATCGCTAGTGTGCAGTGCGTGCTGTTAAAATTGAGGATGTTTCGTAACTGTTCTGTCAGCAATGAAAACGCCCTCGCCCACTGGCGGGAGAGGGCTGAATAGTAACTTCTGTGGACGTAATTGATGCGAGTTTAGGAAAATCCGGGCACATGCCGGGCACGGAGTCCGAAAATAAAAAAGGACTCACAGCGTAAAAACTGTAAGTCCTTGATTTAATTGGTCGGGACGGAAGGATTCGAACCTTCGACCCCGTGCACCCCATGCACGTACGCTACCAGGCTGCGCTACGCCCCGACTCTGAGCCAAAAATTATAGACTATAAGTTGTAATTTATCCATAAAAATTGCGTTTTGGGACTTGCTCAAAATAAATATGAAAACATTTGCGCTTTTATTGTGCGTATTTTGAATAAAATATTTTCATATTTTGCCGATTACTGTGACAATGTGCGGGCTATGCTGGCATCTGGGTTGTCGGCATTTTTCTATAGGTTGGCTATTTAGGGGCAAGATATGAGTATCAAAATTAGTCAGAACTTCGACGCTGGTGCGATCGAGGTCGTGCGTGCTGAGCATGCGGCGGAGATCAGTTTAAATTTGCGTAAAGATAGTCACGCCGATATCGCGCAATGGTTTTATTTTCGCTTGCAAGGCGCGCGTGACCAGGCCACGGTGATCAGTATCTTAAATGCCGGTGAGGCGACTTATGCCAAAGGCTGGGAAGGCTATAGCGCGGTTGCCAGTTATGACCGCGAGACCTGGTTTAGAGTCGATACCGAGTTTGACGGTAAGGTGATGACTATCCATCACGAGCCTGAATTTGATAGCGTGTATTACGCCTATTTTGAGCCGTATAGCTGGGAACGCCATCTGTCTTTGCTCGGTAGCGTAGAGCAAACCGGCTTGGCGCGTGTGTTGGATTTGGGTAGCACCGTCGACGGTCGTGATCTCAATGTGGTGGTGGTCGGTAATCCTGAAGCTGAGAAAAAAGTCTGGATTATCGCCCGTCAGCATCCCGGTGAGACCATGGCTGAATGGTTGGTTGAGGGCACGTTGAACGCCTTGCTCGATCCGGCCAATCCGCTTGCCCGCAGTATTCTGGATAAAGCGGTGCTGTACATCGTGCCGAATATGAATCCCGATGGTTCTGTGCGCGGTAATTTGCGCACCAACGCGGCTGGTGCCAACCTCAATCGCGAATGGATGACCCCTTCAATTGCGACTAGCCCTGAAGTGTATTACGTGAAGAAAAAAATCGAAGAAACCGGTTGCGATCTGTTTTTAGATATTCATGGCGATGAGGCTTTGCCGTATGTGTTTGTGGCCGGTAGCGAGATGTTGAAAGGCTTTAGCGACACGCAGATGCAAGAGCAGCAAGCGTTTGTCGATAGTTTTGTCGCCGCTAGCCCAGATTTTCAGACTAAATTTGGCTATGAGGCCAGCAAGTACAATGACGATG from Undibacterium parvum includes these protein-coding regions:
- a CDS encoding M14 family metallopeptidase; protein product: MSIKISQNFDAGAIEVVRAEHAAEISLNLRKDSHADIAQWFYFRLQGARDQATVISILNAGEATYAKGWEGYSAVASYDRETWFRVDTEFDGKVMTIHHEPEFDSVYYAYFEPYSWERHLSLLGSVEQTGLARVLDLGSTVDGRDLNVVVVGNPEAEKKVWIIARQHPGETMAEWLVEGTLNALLDPANPLARSILDKAVLYIVPNMNPDGSVRGNLRTNAAGANLNREWMTPSIATSPEVYYVKKKIEETGCDLFLDIHGDEALPYVFVAGSEMLKGFSDTQMQEQQAFVDSFVAASPDFQTKFGYEASKYNDDVLTLASKYVGHHYKCVSLTLELPFKDNANLPDLEVGWDGARSMKLGEAMLQPILTALNK